tttcatcaatgtgggttcACCACCAACCAATGCCACCTATCCATCCTTTAGCAGACAATCTTCATGAGtatctgtggccaaaaaaaaaaaaaggccacctGGTGGCTTTCTGGTGATGAGATACTTAAAACTTAACTACACTAACactggtccttggacaacagaGCTCATCTTTGGTATTGTACTTAGAGACTTCCAAATTAATTAGGACCTGCTGGCATCACCTTCAAGGATCAAGGTTCACTTCTGCCACATGAGGTAACAGAGTAGGACTTTATTGGAAGCTATATTTACATAACCGAAAAATCAGTGTTAGCATTGATATAAACTATGGCTCCAACTAGGACTTAAATCCAGAGAAACTATAATTCTAAACTCATCATGTTGAAGGGTATTTACCTCATGTCTTAGTAACTTCAATTTCTTCTGTCTAAATAACCTGATATTTCAGGTGAGGAAGCTTGAAACTTAGGGTGATAAGTTTCCTTAAGTGAAAGAGAGGATTAATGCACATAATATTGTCTATCAACGCAGAGGCTATCAAATACTACAAGATATTATGCATCTCTCTCCCCGCCTACCCTAATGAAAGCAACCAATCACTAAGATGATCTTCCACTGCCAGCATTTTTGGCTGATGGAAAGCTTTGATACGCTGACTTATgtgaaagaattttgaaaagtaTGAAGTGCTAAATAAACAtaaggaacttttaaaaaaatgaaaataggaaaCTCAGGAGTCACAGAATACTTTAAATACACTTAGGAAGATACACAACATTATCAAATGAGCTTTACCATCAAACTATCAAGCAAACATAACAGAGAGACAATTTATTTAAGAAAAGTTTTACTAATGCATTAATATTTGGGTAAAATTATTGCAATGGGTGTGAAAGGCAGACAGACATACCGTTACAGgctatagaaaaacaaaaagggttttatacaattaaaatattaaacaagcCTCTGGGATTTAGGGGAATGACTAACAAATTCATAACAGAAATTAAATCTGGAAGATTAGATCCAGTATTAGCACCTACAATATCACTGGGAGTAGAACtttaattctttcattcttttctagtAAATCCCTTAGCTCTTTCCAAAGAACAATGCTCTCAAATCATGATGATTAACTTAATTTCAAAGTCTTGGAAAACACTGTCACGAAGAATGAAGgttgaagaaaaacaaatattaaaaattagatttttggGAGTTTTACTCAGGAAATATTCATGTTATTTCACCTGAACTAATTACAAGAGTTATGTGCATCCTGAATACTGAATTCAAGAAAGGTTTATGATTCATAAGTTTTGTCAGTGGAAATAGTTAAAAATGAGCACATACAGTATTattcctaccaaattattttccccataAGTTATATTCATAATAAAGCCATAAGGAAAATGTTCATTACACCTGCTTATTACACATTAAGGGACAGAGCAAGGATGTCTATAGGTCTGATGGTTTAGCATCCACTTTATTGTGCTTACATAGTTTTAATAAAACAAGCAACACATACTACATCCTCCCAACGTTCATGGCAATGCAGTAATGATATAAAATTCTCCAAGGAGAATCAAGGTAACTGGAAATCACATGAAATACTGGTTCACTTAGTAATAAGTgctacattaaaaacaaaagcattatACATTATCTTTCCAATAGGCTTCAGTATGAGAAACTAACAGTAGAAACAGATCTTCTGGCAAtcctgtgagtttcttgaggtcTGGGAGATGTGTCAGCAGGCCACCGGGATAGCTTACCCCTCATCAAAAAACATGCccagaagaaaaaatattcttcaattcAGGGGAAATGAAACCAAACCTGGATGTGACTTGCTGAAACCAAAAAAACCACCTGGTAGAGATGACAGCTTAAATACTGAGCAGAATCAATAGTCTTGGTGGCAGAGAAGAAATGGATTTTGGATTGGGCTGATTTACACAGCTCATTTTATTAAATTGTTCTGAATTAAAAAAGTGAAATGCTTCATTATATTTTCTCAGAAATAACTACAAAGATTACAGAGTCCTACACAGTTTAAAGACACAAAGTGGATGCTGAGCGACTAGATGTCACCCCAGGAGCGGAATTTTAGAAAGTTAGTCCTTGGAGTAGAATGGCACCGTGGCTCTGGCAGCAGATACAAAGGAATGATGCTTGGAGAGGAGGTAGGGGACACTCTGCAGTTGGCCGGTGGACAGAAGAGAGTCCCATTCTGAGATGGACTCTGAAAAAGGAACCAACATGATATCTTAGAAAGTTATAAAGAAATACtaaagtgtatttttatttatctctcaTGAATCAACTGACACACACATATCAGTgagtaattttacttttttagttcTACCTGGTGGGTTTTCTGGATTTGCAAGAGCTTATGTTTCATCTAGTTATGACCTAGAAACCAAGTACtgtgaactcaaatttttaaagtcACTATTTTAttgtgacactgagcaaatcaAGTCTCTTTTTCACATGAGAAGCTGACAGAGATAACATAaggtacctcacagggttgtgagggaTAGACATAGAGGACTGgcacatttgcaaaatgctttccatagtgctttacaaaaagTTTAACAAAAACTAAATTCAAAAAAGTGACAAATGCTACTTTACTGAAAATTCTTTTCATGAAGATCATCTTCCTTTTGTATATTCCTTCATTAAAATACACATTTAATCCCCAAACATGAACTTTAATCtccggtgtgtgtgtgtgtgttggtgaaACATTAAGTGCACTTTCACATGCCCTTACACACATTCATACAGCTGTTTGACAAGCCCCCAGCCCTTCCTGGGTTCTGCTCCTGATGAACATACAGCTCTAAAAACACATTGTGCTGAACAAAAACATTTGCAATTCATGAAACTATCCAGAAGTTCCTAATGTAAATCCTTTCCATTTCAAAAATTTCACAGTTGTTTGAACATTGATAGATTAGCCTCTTGTGTATAATTGCTCAAAACCCCACACTACCTCAGAAAAACATTCTGTTTAGCAATAATAGCTGCAAAATGAGTCATGACAAATGAATTGTGCCAAGTCAACGCAGCTGCAATTGATAAAAAAACTTATTCCAATGGCATGTAACAAAAGCCACACAAGGTTTCTGATTGCTCatttttagaaatatcagttaaGAAACTGTATGGACAAGTAACACTACATATTCCAAAATACTCTACTATCTAAGACTTTTTTACAACAACTAAACATACGGCACAGGCATCATTATTTACACCTTTGGGTTTTAAGGAAAATTCAGGTGACATTTCCCGGTGCCAGAGCAGACAATCTTTAAGAAGAGCGAGGCTAACTTTGTCAGGAGTTGCAAATAAACTGGACAGAAGCCACCAATAGCTTTGTTTTTCCAAAGTGCTGACAAGATCCTGAAGCAAAGCAAAGGAGGGGAAAAGTTCTCATTTTTACTCCATGAAAGTTTCTGCTTTCTATGTGGTCCCTCCCACATCTGGGAAAAGCTGTCTATCTTTGCTACATTCTGCCACTGTGCAGGGCACTAGTCTGTGACAGAAACCAGTTGAGAAAGTCATCAAGGGTAGATTTCCAGGAGAACTGAGACTTCAACCTCCTGAAAGATCTGACGTAACTTTGAGCAACTGGTGAAGTGAGGGAATACCAACACCTCCTGCTCTGAAGGTGGTACTGTTGCACTGTGGCCAGCTGGAGCAGTCTCACTGTTTCAGAGAATTAAGAACCACAACAAAACTGGGTCTATGGATCTTTTTGTGGCATTAACCCATCTATTTAACAATATTCGTGGAGGGCAGACAGTGCTATGTTGGCTGCATGTTGGGTCAGGGACTGGCCCTGCGACTTCACCCAAGGCAGGTTAGGACCTTCTCTGCAATGGTCTGAGAgctgccttgctcagggtcacggcCAACATGTGGCagtcaggatatgaacccagggcttcctgattagagtcagctctttatccactctgCCCCACTCTCTAGGTCAATCTACTGCTACCCGACCAGGTCAAGTGACTTCTCTAAATGTATTTATAAtcattaggttaaaaaaaaagtgtatgtTCCGTCCAACATACACATATCCCAGAGCCCTTAGGAtcatttttttcttgacatcTCGAAAGCCTCGCATATAGTAAGTCCTTAACAAACGTTTGTTGAACTGAAGTGCTGGTACTCACATTTCTATGGGAACTCATTGATGGCAGGGCCTGAGCAGTCATGTGAGGAGGCTAgtctaatatataaaaataatctgACACAATATAGACAAAATTAGATTTAGATTTCTATCTAACCAAATCAAATGTTGATTAAGCCAGTTTttacatattataataatataattagtCATTTAAAGACAACACCATTCAACTCTAGGCACCAACTATCCACCACCTCCCATAcaaggtttaaaaaaagttttatattcCCATGCAGTGGAAATgcttattgagtagggaagaaaaaacttACATATTCTGAATGTATGGAAAATACCTAAAAATGGAACTCTAGTTTGTTATTTACCTTAGACTCCATGGTTTATCTTCCACTGCTCATGCCTCTGTCTTCATAAATGGTAATTTCAATCTATAAAGGATAGCTGTTAAGAAAACATACCACTGGAGACTAAATGAGTTAAAAGGTGAGTTAAATATGCTAAGCTGTGTCATCActattgttgattttttaaaaaaaatgcactaGCTCTATACTCTCAGCTATgatattttgtcttttgtctttataaaatCCACCTATGAAATGTTCTGAGATAATTTTTACTTAACTTAAAAATATTCCCACTTACTGATTACCTTGAGAATTGGATTTatcatgattaaaaataaaagattaacaCTCAAGTAGTTTCACGTGTGTTATTTCATCAGAAGAGATTCTGGCTCATTTCTTCTCAATTTTACTTTTATGTGCTATCTCCTCAGTATCATAGTTTTATGGTTATGGAGAAAACAGCAATAAACACAAGAATATGGGTCTTTTCCCCAAAGGCAGTGGGAGCATAATAGAGGCTGCTGGATAGCACAATGGACAAAGTGATGGACTTACTtcgagtcaggaaggtctgagttcaaatgtaacctcagacactagctgtatgagtctgggcaagttacttaaccatttttctgcctcagtttcctcatctgtaaagtggaccTATTAGTAtcatctacctctcagagttgtgaggataaaatgaaataattatctgtaaagtgatttgcaaaccttaatgtgctatataaattctagctagtAGTCAGGATTCAAtacctacctctgacacatactggctatgggaccttgggaaagttcATTAACCTCTCAATGTTCCAAGCAGCTATAAAACTATCAGTTGCAATACAGTTGCTAACCTGTATTGGTAGGATTGGGATTATGTAATCTGAAATTCTACTTATTAATTCATTAATCTAATTATCAGGTCAccttaaatatttataattttatttaccaAATTCACCTACTGCTCTTCAAGCTTATAGCTTCTGAAAATGTGTACAATATAATGAAATCAAACATCTGGCAGCTGTAACTGATTTAGGCAACCAGTCAGATGAACCTATGGAACTGTAATTCATTTGGATGACAAGTTCCACCACACACTGAATTTATCCATTTCAAAAGGGCTTTTGGTTCAGATCTCTGCAGCTGAAAAGCATTACTCATATCAAAACTAATATTACTACAAGATGCCCTCAGAACCACCAAGAAAGATGGTATCCAGAATACTAAAGAGTTCGCAAAACACAAAAGAATGTCAGaagataccaaagaaaataaatttgtagaAAAATGCAAGCAACATACACAAAAACTTTCTAGGGAAGGTCATAAAATCAGTATTAAATTGTCTCCAACCTATGCCAACACTGTcactttagttttcttatctttaacaAAAAAGATACAACACGAAGTCCTCTCTCAATTGGGTCTGTCAGAAGGAGGCCCTGTGGAGCGTAAATCTTCTCATTCTGTTCCTGAATATATTTGGTGATTTTCTTCAGAACCTGTGTGAAAGAAACACCCAATCTTTTAGATTTTAGTGGAAGTCCTTTTAAGTATCAGCTGGCTGTATAAACCTAGTTTTAAAGCAGGGCATACTGAAGTTCCTATGGCTTGCCACAGTTTTGATATTTGCCTTTTACacaggtcagtcaataaacatttattaagcacctactatgtgccaggcactgctgcAAAGCACTGAGGATGCGAAGACATGAATAAGGCAGTTTCTGTTcccaaggatctcacagtctaacagggcaGATGAGATGTAAACAACTACAGACAAACAAGCTACACGTAGgacaaattgaagataatcaataaATCCAGTTTCCAGTCCTCATACAGTATTTGACAGAACCCTTTTGCAGCATTTGACAATAATCTGAGAATTTCATAGTTGGAAAGAACCATAATGACAGTCTCGATCAGCCAATACTTCACTAATAATCCCTTATAGTACACCAACAAACATTGGTCATTCAGTCACCACTTGAAAATGTCCAGTGGGGGAGAACCCAATCTCTCCTATTCCAGTCCTAGACAGCCCCAGTGTTTAGAAGTTCTTCCTTACTACATGACTTGACTCTCTACAACTTCTAAACTATTCCTCCTTGTTTTGTctcctggggccaagcagaaaaaataaatctctttCACATTCAAATGCGGTATGACAGCTATCCTGTAACCCCTGAAGTCTTCTATTCTTCAGGCTAAAAATCTCCATCTCCTCTAACTGATCTTTGTATGGCATGACCTCAAGTCCCTTCACTTTCTCTCAGTCAGTCTTTTCTGGCATGGATGTAACTGGAGTCAAGACAAATTATGAAGGACATGCTTAGAAGTGAACACAATACCCAAGATGGGACACAGATTAGAATAACACTGATGTTTGTTTTTTGGCTACATCCTGATACTGATTCATTCTGAGTTTGAAGTCCAATAAATTCCCCATATATTCTAGACTCTAGACTCCATGAGGAGATTTACCATTTTTCACCTTCACATCCCTACTGCCTAGCACTGTGGACTACACATAGGAGGTGTTTAATACATAGTGAAATTGCACACAGtgaaaagttttttatttttccttaaggaataattttcaatGAACAGTTTTGTTAATATAATGTCTTTCATTATTAAGGGCAGTTCTTTAGTCTCTCCTTTAAGCTAATTttagctattttctttttccttttgactaGGTAGCATAGGACAACTATTCTAGGTAATGATTGTGACAAAGGTAAAACAGTTATTTCAGAACCAGCAAGGCTATTTCTTTGGTAATATACATGACCTTTAATTTCCCGAGGGTTTCCCAGTAATTAAATTCCTGATACTATGATCACTTTCAACAGTGTGAAGTATGACTACACAACTGAACTGCTAGATTAATAAATAGAATACTGAAGCTTATACAACTCAAAGAAAATAGAGGCAATATCCAGATAGAATGCAAGGTAAATTCTACTAATTATTAATTCTTCAGATTCAGTAAAGGAGATTCTGGGATACAAGAAATTTAAAGATattagaatatgaagggaattaggtgatcctgggttctcaaTGGCTATGTGAACAGAGTGGAACAATTACTCTGGCAATTCTTAACAAGATGGAAAATCTTGTGTAAGTATGGATCCACCAATTGCTTTtgtgtctgaggaccagcctagctgaaCTCAAGAGGTTCATCAAATGGCTGGCCTCCAGGTGATGCAATGTACTAATCCTTGCAACTCATACAGATGTGATCTGCATGGGCAGAAGGAGtacccataccaatgaaatcacaagtatcTGAAATACTGAATTATcaattagaaatgaaaaagtcACAGAGTTTATTTCCAACTACAGACAGTTTTTGCAATCCCTCTTCTGGCCTAATTTTCAAAGGAACTTTGATAGAGCTCTAAAATGAGGCTCCAATTTCTACCTATTTCTTTAAATTAACACCACTGTTTGGAGATTAAAATCtctagaaaaaagggagaaaaaaatctgtgaaAACAATGCTAGAAATTAACTTTGAATTTAGGTCAGTAACATACTGGACTAAACTAACCAGCATATTGAAAATGGCACTCTAGATTTGTGATTATAAACTGGCTTACATTTCAATATTCTACAATATTATTaactagtctgtttttttaaagatgatgatAAGCACTTAAATGGTAAATTCTTGAAAGAGTAGCTAGTTTGGAAAGGTGATCTACTGTATTATGCTAATAAATTTGTGGTATTATCCTTAGAGAAagggagttttcatttcttcctagaACAACAAATTTATGTTCAGCAACACAGAACATTTTCCTACTTTGAATTTCAAGCAAAGTTTAACTTCAGTTAATCTTTAAGAAGCAAAAAATCTTACCTCCTATCTCTGTATCACTACCTATCAATCACCCTCAAATAATGAATGGAAGGAAGTAAGCCATAAAGATGGCTAGCTCAAGTCTCTCAAACTCTCCAATTTCCCTCTCGGTTCAGCCGCCAGAAATGGAAATTGGAGATTCAGTATCCCTTCACCCCAATCCATTAGAACTCAAGGATACTCTCTCAGAAAATGTCTGCATGACTGATTTCAAAGAAAGGATTCCTTCAGAAaagcttctctccctcttttcttggGTAGAGATTACTACCGGGGAAATAACACTCCATTTTGTTATATCAAATTTAACTTTTGTTGGGTAAGGTTTTAATTTAAGCTCTAATAGCAATAATGTGCACTTGGATACCAGCTCAGAAAGAAGACAATTTTGTGCGTGAGATTTCAAATCCTGTTAAGTACTTTGTAGAAGCCATCACTATCCCAAAgtgttaaaaaacaacaacaaactttttGGTCCCTTGTAATGGAACAGCTTTTATATCCTTAAATTCACTCAGCATCCTAGAAAGGGCATTGCACCATTGTTAACCCAACAACCCTTCATCTGCTGGAGTTTCAGTCATTTTACTCACCATTTCTATTTCTGGCAAATCACAGCGCCCAACAAAAACTATCCCATTCCTCAAACCTTCTGCATAACCACAATTTGTACAATGTGCATAAAAATAAAGCATTCTTAACTACATTAAGCTTTATGAATAGCTGACTTTCCCCTAAAAATACTAAATTGGAGTAAGCCCAACTGACCTTCAAGAGAAAAGAACATAGGTTTATCCAAATGAGGAACATTGTCTCCTACAACCTCTCACCaaaacccctcccccacatcctaggattcagcttttttttttaaaggtaacaaAAGTTCTTGCCTTTCTatgtcagggtttttttttttgtatacacCAAAGAAGTAGATAACTTCTTTATATTTTATGAGTTGACAGCCCAAAGTATAGGTGTCTAGAAGCTTTCCTGTTCCCTTTTAAAAACAATGGGATGGCATCAGAGAAATAACAGCAAGGCccctatttttcctttccttttaaataataataCTGTGCAGAAAGACATTTCTAGTTAAACACATAGGAAAAACATCAGAATTTCTGTCTGATAAGTGCACTTCTACATTTTCAGAAATCTCACTGCATTTATCCTTGCAGCCTAGGATTTTCAGTTGTTAAGATGTGTGAAACTAAAATGATCTATTTCCCTGTTATTATCAACGAACTACATAATTCTAAGGGTAAGTTCTATGTGGATTCtttagtttaataataataaatgtatatttataaaggATCCTAAAAAAGTCATGCAATAATGAAACCAAATGTAATtggttcagtttctttctttttatttagttacccacatctttttttttctacatgtaGCTGGATCTTGGTGTGACTTATGGATCAAATTTACTTGGTATGCCAAATAACACAGAAGAGACTCCTGATTAAGTAGAACCATAAGCACTTCCAGTAGAAGTCTAAGTAGAAAAATATCTACAGGATCAAAATTTCTTTTGTGCTTGACACCATGAATTACCTTCTAAAGTTTCAAATTAAAATctataatgcttttttaaaaaagtacttcaACACTGCATCAATATTTTAACTAAAagattatttctaaaatataaatctTCTAAGAGGAGAGGTTCAAATCTACTAACATAAATTGCAAAGCAGCagaaaattttatgatttttataaaaTCAGATTAAACTCTACCAGCATCACCAATAACATCTTTAAAAACTACAATTTATAAGACATTCAGCTAAACTGTTTTCATTCCTCAAACTGTAACGTTTATTGTTGATGTCAATCTAAAGTTTGCCTAAGTATTCTCCACAGAGGAATTTTATCATATacctaaataaataataaaggaagTCTATTACAACCTGACAAAGTTTGTCACCAAGTCTGAAAGGTAGAAAGTACTCTTATTCATGCACTATATATACTAATAAACATGAATATGATATTTTACGGTAATGTATTTTTACCTCAAttcagaaatgtgaattattatctaTAAATACATTCAGTGTCCATCACTTATAAAAAGGAGTATGGGAACATCATATAATACACGATCAGTATGGAAGATGCCATATCCAAAAGCAGATATGAACCATTTAACATTTCTGATACCATGTGATTTAAGAATGAAAGGCCATGACTTCTCAGCTAATAAGTAAGTTCTTAGATCAAAAATCAAGTATATATTGCACACATCTAATTAtcttgatattttaaaatcaacTCTTTTACCCAGGAAGGTAAACTCAAGGTAGCAACAGGTACCTATCTCACACAATAcaggattgttgttcagttgtgtctgattgtTTGTGAatctatttgggcttttcttggcaaagatactggagtggtttgccatttctttctccagctcattttaacagatgaggaaactgaggcaaacaaggttaagtgacctgcccaagctcatacagctattaagtgtctgaggacaaatttgaactcaggaagatgtgtcttcctgactccagccaggATCTGgcttctatacactgtgccacctagctgtctcaataATACAGTGTATGCCATTGTTTTATGGGCCTCCATGAGATATGCACCTATTATAATGGCTGTACAGCCActtcttttaaaagttatttaaaatcaGCAATACATTAGCTTAGATTAACTCAAAATTAGAGATTAGTAGGCTCCTTACTAGCTacaagaattttagaaaagctgaACTAGGTTGTAAGCAAATACTCTTGACCTAAATACTTGGCTTAAAAGTCTAGGGCTGTGTAAATGGTGGTACCTTCATTCAGGAATAACTATTTTGgtctgtttttgaaagtcaaagagTATTCACTTTCATAAGTGCTTTGAATATATTAGGAGCAAAAATTAACTCAAATACTATTACACTTTAAGTGCCCCCAGAAAgctatttaaaagcaaaaaaataattccccccaccccaaccctcaaGGATCCATGGTTACTTGGTGTGAGTATTCCTTTCACTGATGTAGACTGCCAATCTTCTAAGAGCTGGGCAGAAGGTCTTCATGAATTGTAGTGCTCAGAAGAATTTGTTACCTCATGACCAGCCTCTCTATACCTAGTAAGGCCAATCCTTAAATGACAAATCCCACTGTTGGGCACATACTTGAAAACTTTTTAACTTAAGAGAGCCTCCCAGAACATGTACTCCACAGACACAGTCTTTAACAGAGAAAGACTTCAGTGAAGGGAAGAAGGCAAAGGTAATATGCTTTAGACATTCCCATACAACTGTACCTTCTCATAATGTGTTTCCATGCACAAAAAGATAGTATATGCCGTCAAACAAGCTAAACAGCCTTCAAGGTAAGATTGGCCCCCCAGCTTTTCTGCTTCTGCATAAAGGTTATTTAGGGTACGAACTGTTTCTTCAAACTGCTGCCGGTCAATCTGTaggaaaagcagaaatgaaaaagataagTTTTTGAGAAATATGTAATCAAGAATGCATAGCATTATATTTCAGGTTTTAAGAAATTAGTATAGTTTGCTGGCTAGTCATGACTAttagtgaaaattaaaattaaacaattaGCTTCACCTCTCCCAGAGACATTAAACATTTGTAAAATTTAATTTGTCACCTTCTATTCTTCTGTTTATACTAATTTCTAGGTGACTTAATCTACTAATATGTTAATGAGAATGCAGATCCATGGCCTTCCTTTGGTCta
This region of Trichosurus vulpecula isolate mTriVul1 chromosome 3, mTriVul1.pri, whole genome shotgun sequence genomic DNA includes:
- the GOLGA7 gene encoding golgin subfamily A member 7; this encodes MRPQQAPVSGKVFIQRDYSSGTRCQFQTKFPAELENRIDRQQFEETVRTLNNLYAEAEKLGGQSYLEGCLACLTAYTIFLCMETHYEKVLKKITKYIQEQNEKIYAPQGLLLTDPIERGLRVIEITIYEDRGMSSGR